Proteins from a genomic interval of Rhipicephalus microplus isolate Deutch F79 chromosome 6, USDA_Rmic, whole genome shotgun sequence:
- the LOC119184959 gene encoding tetraspanin-33-like isoform X1: MVLSLGVFIVASIGFIGALRENIELLDLYTTLQGSFITTEAVFIVMLFFLPIIGREFVISHITTEFIVHYRDKLDYQRVRAFRKRKKNEIDYVQSSLHCCGMTDNSYRDWNANPYFNCSPTNPSAERCSVPPSCCRITEVPDIVDYNSGTGAHEAEPVKASKSGAPESAGASADGDVYVTTLCGRGVMNLKEQDAWKRIYTRGCGAAMFHFIESRVVELVLYTCLVILVHLFLAALAVDVRKEIAALAKVYDKYYKVVYRGQKRMKLKEAATERPSPQDLPLVASKEARRQRHRRRYLDARPPWKQLSNQIASPAAASSL, encoded by the exons ATGGTCTTGTCGCTGGGCGTTTTCATCGTAGCTTCCATCGGCTTTATTGGGGCTCTGCGTGAGAACATTGAACTATtggatctgtacaccacgttgcAGGGGTCGTTCATCACCACCGAAGCGGTCTTCATCGTCATGCTATTCTTCCTACCCATAATCGGGCGCGAGTTTGTCATCTCGCACATCACGACCGAATTCATCGTCCACTATCGTGACAAGCTAGATTACCAAAGGGTGCGTgcttttcgaaaaagaaaaaaaaac GAGATCGACTACGTGCAGTCGTCACTGCACTGCTGCGGTATGACGGATAACTCGTATCGGGACTGGAACGCCAACCCGTACTTCAACTGCAGCCCAACCAATCCCAGCGCAGAGCGTTGTTCGGTGCCGCCTTCGTGCTGTCGGATAACGGAAGTACCGGACATCGTCGATTACAATAGCGGCACGGGCGCTCATGAGGCAGAGCCAGTAAAGGCTTCCAAAAGTGGTGCTCCCGAAAGTGCAGGTGCGAGTGCGGATGGCGACGTCTACGTCACTACACTTTGTGGACGAGGAGTGATGAACCTCAAGGAGCAGGACGCCTGGAAG CGTATCTACACACGAGGGTGCGGAGCAGCCATGTTTCACTTCATCGAGTCACGTGTCGTGGAGCTTGTCCTGTACACGTGCCTCGTCATCCTCGTTCACCTCTTCCTCGCGGCGCTAGCGGTCGACGTGCGCAAGGAGATTGCCGCGCTCGCGAAGGTCTACGACAAGTATTACAAG GTCGTATACCgcggccagaaaagaatgaaattgAAAGAAGCAGCGACAGAAAGGCCATCCCCACAGGACCTCCCTCTGGTGGCCTCTAAAGAAGCTCGTCGCCAGAGACACCGCCGTCGCTACCTCGACGCCCGGCCACCATGGAAGCAACTTTCAAACCAGATTGCTTCACCTG cagcagcaagcagTCTCTGA
- the LOC119184959 gene encoding tetraspanin-33-like isoform X3, whose amino-acid sequence MVLSLGVFIVASIGFIGALRENIELLDLYTTLQGSFITTEAVFIVMLFFLPIIGREFVISHITTEFIVHYRDKLDYQREIDYVQSSLHCCGMTDNSYRDWNANPYFNCSPTNPSAERCSVPPSCCRITEVPDIVDYNSGTGAHEAEPVKASKSGAPESAGASADGDVYVTTLCGRGVMNLKEQDAWKRIYTRGCGAAMFHFIESRVVELVLYTCLVILVHLFLAALAVDVRKEIAALAKVYDKYYKVVYRGQKRMKLKEAATERPSPQDLPLVASKEARRQRHRRRYLDARPPWKQLSNQIASPAAASSL is encoded by the exons ATGGTCTTGTCGCTGGGCGTTTTCATCGTAGCTTCCATCGGCTTTATTGGGGCTCTGCGTGAGAACATTGAACTATtggatctgtacaccacgttgcAGGGGTCGTTCATCACCACCGAAGCGGTCTTCATCGTCATGCTATTCTTCCTACCCATAATCGGGCGCGAGTTTGTCATCTCGCACATCACGACCGAATTCATCGTCCACTATCGTGACAAGCTAGATTACCAAAGG GAGATCGACTACGTGCAGTCGTCACTGCACTGCTGCGGTATGACGGATAACTCGTATCGGGACTGGAACGCCAACCCGTACTTCAACTGCAGCCCAACCAATCCCAGCGCAGAGCGTTGTTCGGTGCCGCCTTCGTGCTGTCGGATAACGGAAGTACCGGACATCGTCGATTACAATAGCGGCACGGGCGCTCATGAGGCAGAGCCAGTAAAGGCTTCCAAAAGTGGTGCTCCCGAAAGTGCAGGTGCGAGTGCGGATGGCGACGTCTACGTCACTACACTTTGTGGACGAGGAGTGATGAACCTCAAGGAGCAGGACGCCTGGAAG CGTATCTACACACGAGGGTGCGGAGCAGCCATGTTTCACTTCATCGAGTCACGTGTCGTGGAGCTTGTCCTGTACACGTGCCTCGTCATCCTCGTTCACCTCTTCCTCGCGGCGCTAGCGGTCGACGTGCGCAAGGAGATTGCCGCGCTCGCGAAGGTCTACGACAAGTATTACAAG GTCGTATACCgcggccagaaaagaatgaaattgAAAGAAGCAGCGACAGAAAGGCCATCCCCACAGGACCTCCCTCTGGTGGCCTCTAAAGAAGCTCGTCGCCAGAGACACCGCCGTCGCTACCTCGACGCCCGGCCACCATGGAAGCAACTTTCAAACCAGATTGCTTCACCTG cagcagcaagcagTCTCTGA
- the LOC119184959 gene encoding tetraspanin-33-like isoform X2, with product MVLSLGVFIVASIGFIGALRENIELLDLYTTLQGSFITTEAVFIVMLFFLPIIGREFVISHITTEFIVHYRDKLDYQRVRAFRKRKKNEIDYVQSSLHCCGMTDNSYRDWNANPYFNCSPTNPSAERCSVPPSCCRITEVPDIVDYNSGTGAHEAEPVKASKSGAPESAGASADGDVYVTTLCGRGVMNLKEQDAWKRIYTRGCGAAMFHFIESRVVELVLYTCLVILVHLFLAALAVDVRKEIAALAKVYDKYYKVVYRGQKRMKLKEAATERPSPQDLPLVASKEARRQRHRRRYLDARPPWKQLSNQIASPAASSL from the exons ATGGTCTTGTCGCTGGGCGTTTTCATCGTAGCTTCCATCGGCTTTATTGGGGCTCTGCGTGAGAACATTGAACTATtggatctgtacaccacgttgcAGGGGTCGTTCATCACCACCGAAGCGGTCTTCATCGTCATGCTATTCTTCCTACCCATAATCGGGCGCGAGTTTGTCATCTCGCACATCACGACCGAATTCATCGTCCACTATCGTGACAAGCTAGATTACCAAAGGGTGCGTgcttttcgaaaaagaaaaaaaaac GAGATCGACTACGTGCAGTCGTCACTGCACTGCTGCGGTATGACGGATAACTCGTATCGGGACTGGAACGCCAACCCGTACTTCAACTGCAGCCCAACCAATCCCAGCGCAGAGCGTTGTTCGGTGCCGCCTTCGTGCTGTCGGATAACGGAAGTACCGGACATCGTCGATTACAATAGCGGCACGGGCGCTCATGAGGCAGAGCCAGTAAAGGCTTCCAAAAGTGGTGCTCCCGAAAGTGCAGGTGCGAGTGCGGATGGCGACGTCTACGTCACTACACTTTGTGGACGAGGAGTGATGAACCTCAAGGAGCAGGACGCCTGGAAG CGTATCTACACACGAGGGTGCGGAGCAGCCATGTTTCACTTCATCGAGTCACGTGTCGTGGAGCTTGTCCTGTACACGTGCCTCGTCATCCTCGTTCACCTCTTCCTCGCGGCGCTAGCGGTCGACGTGCGCAAGGAGATTGCCGCGCTCGCGAAGGTCTACGACAAGTATTACAAG GTCGTATACCgcggccagaaaagaatgaaattgAAAGAAGCAGCGACAGAAAGGCCATCCCCACAGGACCTCCCTCTGGTGGCCTCTAAAGAAGCTCGTCGCCAGAGACACCGCCGTCGCTACCTCGACGCCCGGCCACCATGGAAGCAACTTTCAAACCAGATTGCTTCACCTG cagcaagcagTCTCTGA
- the LOC119184959 gene encoding tetraspanin-33-like isoform X4, translating to MVLSLGVFIVASIGFIGALRENIELLDLYTTLQGSFITTEAVFIVMLFFLPIIGREFVISHITTEFIVHYRDKLDYQRVRAFRKRKKNEIDYVQSSLHCCGMTDNSYRDWNANPYFNCSPTNPSAERCSVPPSCCRITEVPDIVDYNSGTGAHEAEPVKASKSGAPESAGASADGDVYVTTLCGRGVMNLKEQDAWKRIYTRGCGAAMFHFIESRVVELVLYTCLVILVHLFLAALAVDVRKEIAALAKVYDKYYKQQAVSDKPEEATSGKRGFQYSLIYHI from the exons ATGGTCTTGTCGCTGGGCGTTTTCATCGTAGCTTCCATCGGCTTTATTGGGGCTCTGCGTGAGAACATTGAACTATtggatctgtacaccacgttgcAGGGGTCGTTCATCACCACCGAAGCGGTCTTCATCGTCATGCTATTCTTCCTACCCATAATCGGGCGCGAGTTTGTCATCTCGCACATCACGACCGAATTCATCGTCCACTATCGTGACAAGCTAGATTACCAAAGGGTGCGTgcttttcgaaaaagaaaaaaaaac GAGATCGACTACGTGCAGTCGTCACTGCACTGCTGCGGTATGACGGATAACTCGTATCGGGACTGGAACGCCAACCCGTACTTCAACTGCAGCCCAACCAATCCCAGCGCAGAGCGTTGTTCGGTGCCGCCTTCGTGCTGTCGGATAACGGAAGTACCGGACATCGTCGATTACAATAGCGGCACGGGCGCTCATGAGGCAGAGCCAGTAAAGGCTTCCAAAAGTGGTGCTCCCGAAAGTGCAGGTGCGAGTGCGGATGGCGACGTCTACGTCACTACACTTTGTGGACGAGGAGTGATGAACCTCAAGGAGCAGGACGCCTGGAAG CGTATCTACACACGAGGGTGCGGAGCAGCCATGTTTCACTTCATCGAGTCACGTGTCGTGGAGCTTGTCCTGTACACGTGCCTCGTCATCCTCGTTCACCTCTTCCTCGCGGCGCTAGCGGTCGACGTGCGCAAGGAGATTGCCGCGCTCGCGAAGGTCTACGACAAGTATTACAAG cagcaagcagTCTCTGACAAGCCAGAAGAAGCCACAAGTGGAAAGCGGGGATTTCAATATTCGCTGATATACCACATTTAG
- the LOC119184959 gene encoding tetraspanin-33-like isoform X5, giving the protein MVLSLGVFIVASIGFIGALRENIELLDLYTTLQGSFITTEAVFIVMLFFLPIIGREFVISHITTEFIVHYRDKLDYQRVRAFRKRKKNEIDYVQSSLHCCGMTDNSYRDWNANPYFNCSPTNPSAERCSVPPSCCRITEVPDIVDYNSGTGAHEAEPVKASKSGAPESAGASADGDVYVTTLCGRGVMNLKEQDAWKVVYRGQKRMKLKEAATERPSPQDLPLVASKEARRQRHRRRYLDARPPWKQLSNQIASPAAASSL; this is encoded by the exons ATGGTCTTGTCGCTGGGCGTTTTCATCGTAGCTTCCATCGGCTTTATTGGGGCTCTGCGTGAGAACATTGAACTATtggatctgtacaccacgttgcAGGGGTCGTTCATCACCACCGAAGCGGTCTTCATCGTCATGCTATTCTTCCTACCCATAATCGGGCGCGAGTTTGTCATCTCGCACATCACGACCGAATTCATCGTCCACTATCGTGACAAGCTAGATTACCAAAGGGTGCGTgcttttcgaaaaagaaaaaaaaac GAGATCGACTACGTGCAGTCGTCACTGCACTGCTGCGGTATGACGGATAACTCGTATCGGGACTGGAACGCCAACCCGTACTTCAACTGCAGCCCAACCAATCCCAGCGCAGAGCGTTGTTCGGTGCCGCCTTCGTGCTGTCGGATAACGGAAGTACCGGACATCGTCGATTACAATAGCGGCACGGGCGCTCATGAGGCAGAGCCAGTAAAGGCTTCCAAAAGTGGTGCTCCCGAAAGTGCAGGTGCGAGTGCGGATGGCGACGTCTACGTCACTACACTTTGTGGACGAGGAGTGATGAACCTCAAGGAGCAGGACGCCTGGAAG GTCGTATACCgcggccagaaaagaatgaaattgAAAGAAGCAGCGACAGAAAGGCCATCCCCACAGGACCTCCCTCTGGTGGCCTCTAAAGAAGCTCGTCGCCAGAGACACCGCCGTCGCTACCTCGACGCCCGGCCACCATGGAAGCAACTTTCAAACCAGATTGCTTCACCTG cagcagcaagcagTCTCTGA